Below is a genomic region from Eupeodes corollae chromosome 1, idEupCoro1.1, whole genome shotgun sequence.
aatCATGAGTTTTTAGGTTTAAAATGACCTTAATACACCATGAATTTCTCTTGTGTCGGGGAAAGTGGACACCCTGTACAATCTGACATCTAAGAACTACATATATGGCAttagtaaacaaattttgaactcgaaattttaataaatcatgAAGTTACGGgggtagagaagtcgaagaaagtgggtcccccgattccgtccACCTGTCTGTGTGTtcctacagcccaaaccattgagccaattgagttcaaactttttAGTTAAATCTTAAGCAGGTTCTAGTTAAgcgtttttttaaggttttgcttaagcttaaaaaaactAGTATTGCACTTACAAATTGTTTGGTCagaaatcaaaaattcgaatttcatCGAAAACGATAGATTttagatttgttaaaaaaaaatgttttgtattgctccagaagggtaccccctTAGAAacgttgatttgtttttaagttgccTCATGAACTAatgaaccaatttcaataattttttgcagCACAacctgttatttatttatttataaatcgaaaaataagttacaaaataaatgtttaaattctttaaataaaaggcATCCAGATAACAAGGAGATTTGATGCCGTAAGAAGCAAAATATATACGTCTCTaagtttgtatgtatgtatgcacataacaaaaatgagaatactttatttttagcattttcataaattaaatcaattttcaaatttctttaaatttgttgtgcTTCGTTCTTCGGTGTGCACTTTTTTAATAGCTTCAGGTATCTTTTGTTTGAGATATTAGGAATATGGGCGATATGTAGATGATTGTGTTTTGAAGATCTGTGTTCGGGATTTGGCTTGAAATTGGGCAATCCACTAGAATATGCCAGACAGACAGAACTTCTTTACAGTTTTCACATTCTTCGGGAGGTTCATGGTTGGTGACTTGAAAATAAAGTTCTTCCTACTGTAATATGGAAAAGTATTACACACTCTGCTCTAGAAAAGCCTTTTGTAGGGAACTCTGATGTGGGTAGGATGATGCTTCCGAAGGAAATTATCTTCCGTTTCAATACTATTAAAGATTTTCGCATTAGAAGGGGAATGTTAGGCAAATCTTTTACGAATGGAAAGTGAAACACTTTTTTAGTTGCTACATCTGCCACTTTATTACATTTTATGCCGACACGACTTGGAACCCAGGCGAAAACGATGTTGATGCTGTTATATAAAACGCTTCGCatatagttaaaaatattagatgatcaaaaatgtcaaattaaattttttggattgaaaaaaaaaatattattttttctatctaataaatagtcaatatttttttacaaaaagctctgataaaaactaaaactgaaaaatgttatttataaaaacatgaatttaaaaaaacagctttaacaattttcgaaaaaaaaagttttataagtcaagttttttgagattatttaaatagtttcaatttttgaagacaaaaccatttcataagtaaaattttagtcTTTCGATATAGAAGAAACTTCGTGCAATCgtgaactttatttttcttcttttgatctTATCTTTAcaccatttttttataataaccgCACACTCatggggatattactacccttattatgcaaagACACAGTGTCATGAGGCCCTTTTATAGCTTTGAAACACAAATTTCAATCAGTCAGCaagattttaaagtaattaatccaaaaaacgaggcttggatgcgacctacactacACTACGACTACACGATCCTGTGTGTCGATTGGTcttgttttcgtgttttgttaaaaaaagttgaaaaatttaattattctaaaaaaatttaaaataaataacaatattttgcatataatgaaatagtttgatttcaaaatctatttttgctatcgatattttttagtcgttaaccaatttttaccaattttagtagcatttctaaaaagtttttatttcttttaaaaacaaatacaaattggatgaacgaaattaacatgaagtcaataccttcttttgttcacgtgatatcgaaaaccgaacatcatttgTACCAAATGGTAcggttttttgtagattttatttttttttatgaaaaaacggactgttggttttttatcaaaaattcactgaatgtcaaaaacaatattttcaatttttgaaaagacatttgagtcgaaaatacttttttgcgaacttttagaaatttttttctttaggtttttacattttgtaaaaaacttttagttccgtttttcaaaaaaaattatcgaatgttcgaaacaatattttcataagatacaattagattcaagccaaaatctgaaagttttgaaaaaatatttaagtcgaaaattaatttttatctacttttgttaattatttttttggattttaattttttgttcgatttttccaaaaaaaaataactaaattttgacagcaatatttaaaaaaaaaaataaaattagtttaaagttcaaagttttgaaaagttatttgagtcaatgAAAATCAATATgcaccaactttgagtaatgttataaaaaaaactatcaattcgatttttactgttcggattcggctaaaAACTGTTGGTCCCTTCTATCCCTGTcaacagttctcgcacacaggaatggttgagagttgtcagttactataggcccttgttctcaaacggacttgttgcgccacccaatttatttatttataactctTCTAAGCCCGCtgcttcagaaatattttttttttacttgcagAACTTTTCAAAGccaatctttttttaatgagtCTAATAACAATGAAATTCtgtcaatcaaaacaaaactgcaTTTTTAGTATCTACAttacaaatattattgttaaaccGTTTTATACTGATGatcaataaaaacatttatttttgttttaatagaaaaattagctttttaaaatgtgtactttcaacaaaaaaccaGAATTTTGTAAACCAACTCCTTTAACTAATAActcaaatttttagtttttgctttTAATGCTTTGAACGTAGAAGTCAATGATTTAAATCATTACAGTCCTAAATGTCTGAACTATTAAAACGCAAAAATTTATATCCTATAAGTTGTTGTTTTCGATTAAtctctttctttttatattgtgcCTTGTTTGAACATACATACACACAATTACCAagatattcattcaaaaaaatcaaccttatttaaattctctaaaacaaaaataaaaaaaaggatatcacCCTCAACAAATAAGGATCAAATATATTTAACGACCTAGTGTCGTAAcctctaaacaaacaaaaaccaagccgcacaataaaaagaaacccaaaaataaaaattagaacaaAAGATAAATGACAAAAACGGAAACTCTGCACCGTATCGGCGACGCACGGCGGCGGACGCTCATCTCAAATTCACATCCTGGTCAACACATGTGTGTGCATACCCATTGTTcggtatcctttttttttctttgccttaAGAAGATTCACATTTGTTACACATTTTGGTAATGGTGCATGAAATTGTCTCTCACACTGTGCCTAATATATTTCATATCGTCCTTTCAAAAGGACATCAGACCCAGATCGAAACGAAAGTTGCAAaatttcttcttcctttttataaaaatataatgaaaacatCAACACATGCTTAacccaaataaatttatttttagcacCAGTACTGCAACAAACCTATATCCTGACTATGATCGCTACCCAGATCCGGCGGCGATGGTTCCGCATGGATACATTGCTCAAGGTCAGATTTACTCATCGTACGATTACAACAACAGTCCACACCATCCACATCCGCATTCGCATCCACACAGCCACCATCATCCATCCTTGCATCAAGCATATCAATACACCCCTCAATACTACCCCACAGCAACTTCTCAAGGATTCACCTACCCGTATGCCGATATTCCTCCAAACGGTACGCATACCCATGTCCTTCTTAACGATGGAACTTATATGAAACAGGAAGTAATGCCACCATCTTATGTAACACCCTCACCTACGTTAGACTTAAACAGTTCAGCCGAAGTCGACGTTTGCGCAAGTAGGTCATCCTGTCCTAGTTCGGAGAAGGATCCAGCGGTGCCAGCACAAATTTCCGGCAGTCCTTGCAACGAAATCACTTCCCAACATGTCAAGGAACTTGAGACGATATGTGACTTCGACGATACTGATGATACGGATGCGACACAACAGAGTAAGTTCAACTGATTTCCTTTTTCCAAAACATGACTAAAgtatgttattttttagaaGACTCTACCCACGTGACTTCGTCACGCTCTGAATTGCGAAAGAATGGAAAACCTCGAGCCAAACGAAAGCCTCGCGTCCTGTTCTCCCAAGCTCAAGTTCTCGAGCTCGAACGCAGATTCCGTCAGCAGAAATACCTAACCGGTGCCGAACGTGAAGTTATCGCTCACAAATTGAATCTTTCTGCGACCCAGGTGaaaatttggtttcaaaatcgCCGTTACAAGTCGAAACGTATGGAATGTGATAATGGCTGTGCAGATCCGTCGGCTGCCTCAAAGTGCAGCCTCGACTGGAAGAAGTATCCAGTTGTTGGAGTTTATGGTGTCGAATCGAGGAAGTCATCGCCAATGGAGGGCATGACAATGCATATGCACGGATCAGTAGGAATTGTACCAGTTGGTTCAGGGGCAGCGCAACCCCCTCCATATCCATCAAACGTCACTAACCATAGTGGTGGGGTTGGTGGAGTTAAATATGAAATACCTGCGAATAATCATCATGAAACAGACGTGCATTTCATCAATGCTTATGAACCTCCAAAAGcttattggctttaattaaaagtatttcaaaaaataattataagagattttgttaactttaagttttaactatagaaattattttgttgagtagttgaataaatttttgtaaataatcttTGGAAGTctgtaaatagaaaaatatataaataattgattgtcattatataaataaaaactgaaacaaagtTTTCTTGACGATTCTTCTATTAATCGAAGGAtggacaaatttttttaaaaaatagggaAGAGTcggaaaagattttaagaaaatactaaaactcGATATAGAATAGGAGCACAAGTATGTATTATATCGTCTCCAGTTTTTTGTCTTGGATAAAAGAATAACGATGGGAAGAAATCACGCTATAAAGAACTGAACTTCTTTTATGTACACCAAACCTTTAAAAGGatgtaaattgtttttgaatgcctgcacattgcaatgagtttaaaatattttgtcagGTGAAGCATTGAACTTTTGTGTTGTACGGCCAAAGAGCGAATCTCTGTgattaacagtacgtccgaaaatCAGCTCAAGGTAAGTTTGATGAACATTCCCAGAACTACGGATGTTTAGGTTTAATTGTTTGAGGCGAGAAAAACAGCTAATTATTTTGTTAGTGATAAAAGCAGAAACGCATTTTTGAAAGACACTTAACATTGCAGCATTGCTCTAAAGATACCTAAGTGTCAGATAAACAACAGCCACTTATCATTTTTAGATCTCTCTTTATACATTTACCTTAAAGCAATtgctattttttaacttcccataggaagttattgttatgggtgttatttgtcaaattgaaaattttgacatttctcgacgtttcaaggtccctagagtcaaaataaaagatttttagaaaggtgtctgtgcgtgcgtgtgtaagtaAGTTCGTACATcagtacgtccgtatgtccgtatgtcGGTATGTCcgcacgttcgcgacgtttttttcgtcgcctTTAGTTCAAAAACCAgaacagatatcgacttcaaataaattttgttacagaaaggcctcttaagaaaattgcgtgggtggtttttttcactatagcagtttaaaaaaaaggtgaacattttgattaaaccTAAATATATTATGATCGAGAGAGAAAGActcatattaaattttatattatatatttacgtgataaaaaacaattgtatttttggaaaaaaatccatttaactgtttttgTTAATATGATTTTGTCTCcaatcaattttgtgcaacgaagaataatgtttttgacgtctgataaaattttcagaaaaacctaattaaaaaaaaaaaataaaaacctaaaaaaaacattatttaaagttggtaaaaattgaattttgactcaaatattttttcaacaacttGAGATtgtggctttaaacttattttatcttataacaaatattgttttcaacattaggaaaaattttgagaaaaatcgaattgacattttttctacaacaaataaaaacctgaaaaaaaaaattaatgaaagttaatacaaattgattttcgactcaaatatcttttcaaaaatttgaggttttggcttccaactaattttgtgttttaaaaatattgtttttaacattcagaaatatttttagaaaaatcgaattgacagtttttcgacaaaaaataaaaactaaacaaaaaagaaaagttggtaaaaattgatttttgacttaaatattttttcaaaactttgagctattggcttcaattttattatcttttaaaaattactgttttcaacatccagtaaaattttaagcaaaataggatttacagttttttttgcaaaaaataaaaacttaaaagaaaatttaacaaaagttgttaaaaatggatttttgactcaaatatcttttcaaaactttgagattatggcttccaactaattttatttaataagaaaaattgttttcaacattcggtaaaattttgagaaaaatctaattgacagttttcatacaaaaataaaaacttaaaagaaaatttacaaaagtttttaaaaattgattttcgactcaaatattttttcaaaattttgagattatggcttccagttaattttaactcacaagaaatgttgttttcaatattctgatttttcttagaaaaatcgaattgacagtttttttacaaaaaataaaaaccgaaacaaagaatttaattaaagtggattaaaattgattttggactcaaatcttttcaaaactttgagatattggattttaactacttttattttttttaaaatattgttgtcaacactcagtacaattttgaggaaaatcgaattgacagtttttttacaaaaaataaaacctaacaaaaaaacacaacttgGTAAAACTTTGCTTAcgattcaaaaagcttttaaaaattaaaactattgttttcacactttttaatttcacggaaaatattgttttcgatattttttttatgattttttttttataaaaatccaacagtccgtttttacataaaaaataaaatctacaagaagtagtacctacgcaaattttgaaaaaattaatgctatttaaattggtaaaaatttgttttggactaaaaatctatttaacaaaactagatttgtaaacgaaattatttctttctatgaaaaatattgttggtaattttaaaattttaagaataattcaattgacaactttttaaccgaACTTCGTGTTTTTCAAGAAAGATAAATGTCTAttgggaagttgtcagtgtgggtcgcatcccagcctcttttttttttatttaattttataaattattaattaaattgtataatgGATGTTATAAGAAAAGGTGACAATATtttccttataagaaataaaaatctttcattctCAAGCAGAACTATGTATGTCTtaagttttagatttattttgatttcaaaggcTCAAACCAATTGTGTAGCCTTGTTAAATATTTCCCGCTCAACTTTGTCCAAAGGGTCTGAAAAATGTCATTTGGCTGATGTATCGAATTTTCTAATCGATAATTCGATTTCTGGTACAATATGCAGGACAGAGGGACTTGGTTTAGGAAATACTTTTATTTGAACTAAAAACGTGTTGACCTGAAGGAATGAAGTACTAATTGATGCCAAGTTCAGTCTTTAATTTACCGATTTTCTTGTAGTCATCCTTTTCATCtctatttttagtttgttttctaataaaacGTATCGTAGTTGAAtatgttgaattttgttttagtaaaaTATCAATCGGTCCTTTTTGACGTAATTTGATAGAAGTAAGTGTAAAGAACTCTCTAGTTAAAAAGATCATTCTGAACATTCTAAGTGCAATATTATAACACCCCCCCCCCACGCCTAGACAACaagaatacaaatataatgctttgatgaaaaaaaagtcttattttCATGCTATGAATTCTTCcagatcttttcaaaaatcgttCCATGACTCAATATTGTTAGAGTATTATCAACAAAAGGAgctcgaaaaaaaatttgagcaatttccttttaaatttgctaaaattaaagttgaattaaattaaaatcgaaattgaattaatggatattaaataaattaaaagaggctgagatgcggcccacactaataacttcccattaatttgtcttaaaacttaaacaaaatattcatgataatattttgtgtgagattaataatttaatgtctttctttgttctcataatacttgagtcgaaaactatttgttatcagttttgtttttgtaggtgttcgtgttttgtttgaatattactaaaatattaaataaaatttacttaatcaatttttgaacacgagattttaagtcgaagcccaatttttatcaattttagtagcattccttgaaaatttgtattttgtataaaaacaaataaaaatattggcgcaaaattttaaacaacctattattaaggccttagcacgatactagttaacaatttactatataCATAGTAATCTACTTacttttcactaattttaaacactttttattgttttgctaactagtatcaTGCTAAAACCATTTTGGCTGGAGGCGGTCAACGACGGAAGTAAACTCAAATTTCCGAGTAAATGATCGAATGGTCGCAGTGCAAGGCTGTGTTGTGtgatattttataattgaatcgataaatcgaaattaaaattgaatgaaatgtagaagcatagaaaaaatataaaaccaaaaataaattatttgttcattGTTCGATGCTTTACGTTTGTGGTTTTAAGTTGTGTTGCAGTACCACGAAAGAAGATAATAGAAAGGGAAGGAAGGGAAACAGTGCAGGTTGCACAAAATATTGAACTACCTTACGAAAGTTGTATAGAACTAATTAGAATGTAAttgcttaaataaaaaatttattcaTCTTGTGGCTTCGCGATGGCgtgatgtatttatttttaaaatgatgtgGAAGACAGAATGACCCCCGCCAAGTCTGAAGTCAAGTTTCAAGTATttaatacaaaagtttcagggatgaaggggcgccattgtcgtgagcccattccacccgtccccacAACTTCGGTTGAAACTTCTTGAATGAGAATGTTTGcacttcaagaattttcaaaaaattgaatcttgagaGAATACATACCATATAGAACATATTCAATGTGTGAAAGGGAGTActtggatattttcattttatcagcAGGGTGGTGATATACTGATGATTTTGTGATCGTGTGGGATTAAGGAGTAGGTACAGAAAACCTGTTTCACCTCAACTATGATCGACGAGGGTACATCTAACGCAGCTCAGCTTCATTTGCTGCAGATCGAGCATGCTAAGCAGGTCTTACTGCTTGACGAACAGCTCTTATTAAATGCCAAGGAAGCTAATGCTCATGCTCGTGAAAAGCATTTATTGGAATTGGAGCAAATGAAAGAATACCACAAAAAGAGAATGCGAGAGTTTTAATTTAGGCATTCTATACGGCTTCTTGTGGAAGTatgagaattgttatatttttcttcttttctggaGCTCGGGTTTCTTAAAGGGGTTAGCAAAATGTTGGAACATGGATATCCAGCATCGCCTAACAAGATACCCTGATGGATGCTAATACTTTCTTCAAGCTTACTTTTAAGGCGACAATTGTTCCAAATGTTGGAGTCATGAAGAGACCCACGAGATCTTGCAACGATATCTATAATTCTGCATTTATGATCCGTTACAATT
It encodes:
- the LOC129944765 gene encoding homeobox protein Nkx-2.5-like; amino-acid sequence: MTKVCYFLEDSTHVTSSRSELRKNGKPRAKRKPRVLFSQAQVLELERRFRQQKYLTGAEREVIAHKLNLSATQVKIWFQNRRYKSKRMECDNGCADPSAASKCSLDWKKYPVVGVYGVESRKSSPMEGMTMHMHGSVGIVPVGSGAAQPPPYPSNVTNHSGGVGGVKYEIPANNHHETDVHFINAYEPPKAYWL
- the LOC129942618 gene encoding muscle-specific homeobox protein tinman-like, which produces MLQQHQQPPQQQGYYEYNHPSPGSLTNSDSCNTTPFSVKDILNLVNQNEPYTGCHMDGTSTATNLYPDYDRYPDPAAMVPHGYIAQGQIYSSYDYNNSPHHPHPHSHPHSHHHPSLHQAYQYTPQYYPTATSQGFTYPYADIPPNGTHTHVLLNDGTYMKQEVMPPSYVTPSPTLDLNSSAEVDVCASRSSCPSSEKDPAVPAQISGSPCNEITSQHVKELETICDFDDTDDTDATQQSKFN